AAGCCCGCCTTCGAGGTGGGCGGCACGCCGGCCGCCTTCGGCTATCCGAGCGTCAAGTTCGTCTGCTGCGGCAAGGTCGCGTTCCAGTACGTCGACCGGAAGACCGGCAAGTTCCTTCGCTGGATCAAGATCGGAGACGGCCAGGCCGAGTGGCTTCCCAAGGACCGCTACTTTGCCTACCTCGAGGAGACGGCCCAGCCTCGCGGCTGGCGCGAAGGAAGCCCACACGTGGCCAAGGGACTGACGAAGCCCAGCCCCTCGTCCCGCGCGGCCACCGCCGTGACCCCAGGGCCGCCCGAAGCGGCCCCACCTTCGGCCCCATCGCCGCCTCTCCCTTCGCCCGCCGCGCCCGTCGCCTTCGCGGAGGTCTGCTCGGTGTCCGACGTAGCCCCCAACACCGGAAAGGTCGTCACGGTGAACGGCCGGCGGATCGCGCTGTTCCATCTCGGCGGGCAGTTCC
This DNA window, taken from Candidatus Thermoplasmatota archaeon, encodes the following:
- a CDS encoding Rieske (2Fe-2S) protein; this encodes MGLLGRLFGKRAASREDCPYCRAEKPAFEVGGTPAAFGYPSVKFVCCGKVAFQYVDRKTGKFLRWIKIGDGQAEWLPKDRYFAYLEETAQPRGWREGSPHVAKGLTKPSPSSRAATAVTPGPPEAAPPSAPSPPLPSPAAPVAFAEVCSVSDVAPNTGKVVTVNGRRIALFHLGGQFHAIDDRCAHSGRSLGESVFEDDGFVTCNGHGWRYDVRTGATEHNPDAGVRKYAVKVEGGKVLVGA